A genomic region of Methanocaldococcus sp. contains the following coding sequences:
- a CDS encoding STT3 domain-containing protein, producing MKYINGFKNIISKNVKIKLLLLFIVIVAFLLRIQTAKYDLLLLADPWYHYAMIKFIVNNGYYIPFNNLSNHPFYGISPNPPGLYWIPAILYWLVSKVYSIKLLRFVQIIPSIIGSLTVIPIYLIGKELKNKYLGITMAFVFAVSPIIVKSGLAGYYRGEFWMIFFGMFSVYYFLRYLNSLNLKYIFYSSVFTVLCSLVWNGWVYIPVIIGIIHFVYVIYYKKDSFIKGFIIYMIFSSIFVGIWKIIFFYHYLNHLLVFLILLGICLFEIIYLKYIKIKNVNVYLGIFLLFWLILIVGLRMLDIDLVSKIISLILTGKISKGPGIIVTESYFSYWDLLLGFSVYIFLILVFIFKFIKDLIKNSITFEYLLAFALLVSSIMLFLKGIRFIFVSSLGYIIPIGLIFSEFLENLIKRIINFKNYSTLFLKLKTIFSIFIFLILISVPIISSENQVSKITPYISKDWYKASLWMKNKDGKTIFTFWDQANWFIAISEKTVFTDTQTNFGSNPYKDAYVFCANYSTGIERLKKLRANYVAVDKRTLLMWYWLQSFNMNKNVKFNESFLYHLYYENVSSKDLKLVFKSDDLKIYRVIYHKPVIYNVLCNNSKITIYSYSPYLSKINATLKICKFNTTKVVFKKNFSFKCYGDCKKSIDVNLSNGIYDVYVSDGEVIIKKVLVVR from the coding sequence ATGAAATATATTAATGGATTTAAAAACATCATTTCAAAAAATGTAAAAATTAAACTTTTACTTTTGTTTATTGTAATTGTAGCATTTCTCCTTAGAATTCAAACAGCTAAATATGATTTATTATTACTTGCTGATCCCTGGTATCACTATGCAATGATTAAGTTTATTGTAAATAATGGCTATTATATTCCATTTAATAATTTATCGAATCATCCCTTTTATGGAATATCTCCAAACCCTCCTGGCCTTTATTGGATTCCAGCAATTTTGTATTGGCTGGTTTCTAAAGTTTATTCTATAAAATTGTTAAGATTTGTTCAGATTATTCCCTCAATTATTGGTTCTTTAACAGTAATACCAATTTATTTAATTGGAAAAGAATTAAAAAATAAATATTTGGGAATAACTATGGCTTTTGTTTTTGCAGTATCTCCAATTATTGTTAAAAGTGGTCTTGCTGGATATTATAGAGGAGAGTTTTGGATGATATTCTTTGGAATGTTTTCAGTATATTATTTTTTAAGATATTTAAATTCGTTAAATTTAAAATATATATTTTATTCCTCGGTTTTTACAGTATTATGCTCCCTTGTATGGAATGGATGGGTCTATATTCCTGTAATAATTGGAATTATTCATTTTGTTTATGTTATTTATTACAAAAAAGATAGTTTTATTAAAGGATTCATAATTTATATGATATTTTCGTCTATCTTTGTGGGTATTTGGAAAATTATATTTTTTTATCACTATCTAAACCATTTATTAGTATTTTTAATATTACTTGGAATTTGTTTATTTGAGATAATATACTTAAAATATATAAAAATTAAAAATGTAAATGTTTATTTGGGGATTTTCCTATTGTTTTGGCTTATTTTAATTGTAGGTTTAAGAATGTTGGATATAGATTTAGTTTCTAAGATAATTTCTTTAATACTTACTGGCAAGATCAGTAAAGGTCCAGGAATTATTGTAACAGAAAGTTATTTCAGTTATTGGGATTTGTTATTAGGTTTTAGTGTCTATATATTTTTGATTTTAGTATTTATCTTTAAATTTATCAAGGATCTAATAAAAAATTCAATAACATTTGAGTATTTATTAGCATTTGCATTATTAGTTTCTTCTATTATGTTATTTCTCAAAGGAATTAGGTTTATATTTGTAAGCTCTTTAGGGTATATAATTCCAATTGGATTGATTTTTTCAGAGTTTTTAGAAAATCTTATAAAAAGAATAATAAATTTTAAAAATTATTCTACATTATTCTTAAAATTAAAAACTATATTTAGTATATTTATATTTTTGATATTGATATCTGTTCCTATAATTAGTTCAGAAAATCAAGTAAGTAAAATCACCCCATATATCTCAAAAGATTGGTATAAAGCAAGTTTGTGGATGAAAAATAAGGATGGAAAGACAATATTTACATTCTGGGATCAAGCAAATTGGTTTATCGCAATATCTGAAAAAACTGTTTTTACAGATACACAAACGAATTTTGGTAGTAATCCATATAAAGATGCTTATGTGTTCTGTGCTAACTATTCAACTGGCATTGAGAGATTAAAAAAGTTGAGAGCAAATTATGTTGCTGTTGATAAGAGGACTTTGTTGATGTGGTATTGGCTACAGTCATTTAATATGAATAAAAATGTCAAATTTAATGAATCCTTTCTTTATCATCTCTATTACGAAAATGTCTCTTCTAAGGATTTAAAACTTGTATTTAAATCAGATGATTTAAAGATTTATAGGGTTATATATCATAAACCAGTTATATACAATGTTTTATGCAATAACTCTAAAATAACGATATATAGTTATTCTCCATATTTATCTAAAATTAACGCCACTTTAAAAATATGTAAGTTTAATACAACAAAAGTCGTATTTAAGAAAAATTTCTCCTTTAAATGTTACGGAGATTGTAAAAAATCAATAGATGTCAATTTAAGTAATGGAATCTATGATGTTTATGTTTCCGATGGAGAGGTTATTATTAAAAAGGTTCTTGTAGTTAGATAA
- a CDS encoding ribbon-helix-helix domain-containing protein, with product MPDERKYTTVSIPIQLYEKIKKRIEGTGFTSVSDYVTYVLREVLASLEEDEKEEVFSEEEEEKVKERLRALGYLD from the coding sequence ATGCCTGATGAAAGAAAATATACAACTGTCTCAATACCTATTCAACTTTATGAAAAGATTAAAAAAAGAATTGAAGGTACTGGATTTACATCTGTCTCAGATTATGTAACCTATGTTTTAAGGGAAGTATTAGCAAGTCTAGAAGAGGATGAAAAAGAAGAAGTATTTAGTGAGGAAGAAGAGGAAAAGGTTAAAGAAAGATTAAGAGCATTAGGATATTTGGATTAA
- the sat gene encoding sulfate adenylyltransferase has translation MVSKPHGGRLVRKLLSEKIKERILEEKDEYQKINIREGTAIDIENIAHGIYSPLEGFLVENKFQSVLDDMRLPNDLPWSIPIVLDVKEKDLKFDVGDEILLYYENIPIAVMNVDDIYNYDKKEFAQKVFKTTDINHPGVAKVYNMNEYLVGGEIKLLNELPNPFEKYTLRPIETRILFKERKFETIVAFQTRNVPHLGHEYLQKSALTFVDGLFINPVLGKKKKGDYKDEVILKAYETLFKHYYPKDSAVLATVRYEMRYAGPREAIHHAIMRKNFGCTHFIVGRDHAGVGNYYGPYEAQEIFKNFPDLGITPMFFKEFFYCKKCKGIVNERICPHPMEDREYFSGTKIRNMIANGDVPPEYFMRKEVYETIMSFENPFVEE, from the coding sequence ATGGTTTCAAAGCCACATGGTGGTAGATTAGTTAGGAAATTATTATCTGAGAAAATTAAAGAGAGAATTTTAGAAGAAAAAGATGAATATCAAAAAATAAATATTAGAGAAGGAACTGCGATAGATATTGAAAATATTGCACATGGTATATACTCCCCACTTGAAGGTTTTCTTGTAGAAAATAAATTTCAATCAGTTTTAGATGATATGAGATTACCTAATGACTTACCTTGGAGCATTCCAATAGTTTTAGATGTAAAGGAAAAGGATTTAAAATTTGATGTAGGAGATGAAATCCTTTTATATTATGAAAATATCCCAATAGCTGTTATGAATGTAGATGATATTTACAACTATGACAAAAAAGAATTTGCTCAAAAAGTCTTTAAAACTACTGATATAAACCATCCTGGTGTAGCAAAAGTTTATAATATGAATGAATATCTTGTTGGAGGAGAGATTAAACTTTTAAATGAATTGCCTAATCCTTTTGAAAAATACACTTTAAGACCAATAGAAACAAGAATTTTATTTAAAGAGAGAAAATTTGAAACTATAGTAGCATTTCAAACAAGAAATGTTCCTCATTTAGGGCATGAATATTTACAAAAATCTGCATTAACATTTGTTGATGGGTTATTTATAAATCCAGTTTTAGGAAAGAAAAAGAAAGGAGATTATAAAGATGAAGTTATTTTGAAAGCTTATGAAACATTATTTAAGCACTACTATCCAAAGGATTCAGCAGTTTTAGCAACTGTTAGATATGAGATGAGATATGCTGGGCCAAGAGAAGCTATTCATCACGCAATAATGAGAAAGAATTTTGGATGTACGCACTTTATTGTTGGAAGAGACCATGCAGGGGTTGGAAACTATTATGGACCTTATGAAGCTCAAGAAATATTTAAAAACTTCCCTGATTTGGGAATAACGCCAATGTTCTTTAAGGAATTCTTCTATTGTAAAAAATGTAAAGGTATAGTAAATGAAAGAATTTGCCCTCATCCTATGGAAGATAGAGAATATTTTAGTGGAACAAAAATAAGAAATATGATTGCTAATGGGGATGTTCCTCCTGAATACTTCATGAGAAAAGAGGTTTATGAAACAATAATGAGTTTTGAAAATCCATTTGTGGAGGAGTAA
- a CDS encoding DHH family phosphoesterase: MLIIHHWDTDGITSAALTVKALNLEDFVNVSPPIGEFRFDKRIDKYIEKYNKIYVLDLNLPQEVENITKETIFIDHHIQKKIKNPNVKQINPVLDGKDYPSASFVVSEYFSIWNYLSTLGAIGDIGEKAFSISKVKKLLDIANINKKEALKLVNLIDSNYIVMERNEVENAVKVILNLEPKDLLEYEKWNKNLEKINNAIEEAISNMEIKNRIAFIEFKSKFNIISKVARKVVWRMGYDGAVVVNEDFNGKAQIYFRISSNLINKINMTELIQTLKNKNYNVGGKKDVLGCICEKDDINEVLKIINSYLR; the protein is encoded by the coding sequence ATGCTGATAATTCATCATTGGGACACTGATGGAATAACTTCAGCAGCTTTAACAGTTAAAGCCTTAAATTTGGAAGATTTTGTGAATGTCTCCCCTCCAATTGGAGAGTTTAGATTTGATAAGAGAATTGACAAGTATATTGAAAAATACAATAAAATATATGTCTTGGATTTAAATCTTCCACAAGAAGTAGAAAATATTACCAAGGAAACAATATTTATTGATCATCATATACAAAAAAAGATTAAAAATCCTAATGTTAAACAGATAAATCCTGTTTTAGATGGAAAGGATTATCCCTCAGCATCTTTTGTAGTTTCTGAATATTTTTCCATTTGGAACTATTTATCTACACTAGGGGCTATAGGAGATATTGGGGAAAAAGCATTTAGTATTTCAAAAGTTAAAAAACTTCTTGATATTGCTAATATAAATAAAAAAGAAGCATTAAAGTTGGTAAATTTAATCGATTCAAATTATATTGTAATGGAAAGAAACGAGGTTGAAAATGCTGTGAAAGTTATTTTAAACTTAGAGCCAAAAGATCTTTTAGAGTATGAAAAATGGAACAAGAATCTTGAAAAAATCAATAATGCAATAGAAGAGGCAATTTCAAATATGGAAATTAAAAATAGAATCGCATTTATTGAATTTAAAAGTAAATTCAACATTATTTCAAAAGTTGCAAGGAAAGTTGTTTGGAGAATGGGATATGATGGAGCAGTAGTAGTAAATGAAGATTTTAATGGAAAGGCACAGATATATTTCAGAATTTCATCTAATTTAATAAATAAAATCAATATGACTGAACTTATTCAAACATTAAAAAACAAAAATTACAATGTAGGAGGAAAAAAGGATGTTTTAGGATGTATTTGCGAAAAAGATGATATTAATGAAGTTTTAAAAATTATAAATTCATATTTAAGGTGA
- a CDS encoding alkaline phosphatase family protein, producing the protein MENVKKVFVIGLDSAPPELLFDKLLDKLPNIKKLLEKSIYGPMKSCIPAITIPAWMVMATGKTPGELGLYGFRHRKKGTYNDIWIAHSLMVKEKAVWDYLGEVGKKSILVGVPPSYPPKPIKGHLVSCFITPDASVDYTYPKSLKSEIENLVGEYIFDVVFRKDNRDEVKELLWEMTEKRFEVIRYLIQEKEWDYFQFVEIGLDRVHHAFWKYFDENHHLYPGDNNPYKNVIPDYYKLLDKEIGKTLKLLDLDETAIIIVSDHGIKAMKGAFVINQWLIEEGLLKIKNPEILKSGKQLRFENLDIDWNKTIAWAWGGYYARIFLNVEGREPNGIIKMEDYHKVREEVAELIKSIRGPNGEKWDTKVFYPEDIYPMTKGDKPDMMVYLDNLSWRSAGTLGYESPYLLENDTGPDDAVHSEYGVFSIYLPGMDESKQITSTIYDFAPTVLKIFGIEKNLRGRSIL; encoded by the coding sequence ATGGAAAATGTTAAAAAAGTATTCGTTATTGGTTTGGATTCTGCACCTCCAGAACTTTTATTTGATAAGTTATTAGATAAATTGCCAAACATAAAAAAACTTTTGGAAAAATCAATCTATGGGCCTATGAAAAGTTGTATCCCAGCAATTACAATCCCTGCCTGGATGGTAATGGCTACTGGTAAAACTCCTGGGGAATTAGGACTTTATGGATTTAGACATAGAAAGAAAGGAACTTATAATGATATCTGGATTGCTCACAGTTTGATGGTTAAAGAAAAGGCAGTGTGGGATTATTTAGGAGAAGTTGGTAAAAAATCAATATTAGTTGGAGTTCCTCCAAGTTATCCTCCAAAGCCTATTAAAGGGCATTTAGTCTCTTGCTTTATAACCCCTGATGCATCAGTTGATTACACATATCCAAAATCTCTTAAAAGTGAGATAGAAAACCTCGTTGGAGAGTATATATTTGATGTAGTTTTTAGAAAAGATAATAGAGATGAAGTAAAGGAATTACTTTGGGAGATGACAGAAAAAAGATTTGAAGTTATTAGATATTTAATTCAAGAAAAAGAATGGGACTATTTCCAATTTGTTGAAATTGGTTTGGATAGAGTTCATCATGCATTTTGGAAATATTTTGATGAAAATCATCATTTATATCCTGGAGATAATAACCCATACAAAAATGTTATTCCAGATTATTACAAACTCCTTGATAAAGAGATTGGAAAAACTTTAAAACTTTTAGATTTGGATGAAACTGCTATTATTATTGTATCCGACCATGGTATAAAGGCGATGAAAGGGGCATTTGTAATAAACCAATGGTTGATTGAGGAAGGTTTACTAAAAATTAAAAATCCAGAGATTTTAAAATCTGGAAAACAGTTGAGATTTGAGAATTTGGATATTGATTGGAATAAAACAATAGCATGGGCTTGGGGGGGTTATTACGCAAGAATCTTTCTCAATGTTGAGGGAAGAGAACCAAATGGCATAATAAAAATGGAAGACTATCATAAAGTCAGAGAGGAAGTAGCAGAACTTATTAAGAGTATTAGGGGACCAAATGGAGAAAAATGGGATACTAAAGTTTTTTATCCAGAAGATATTTATCCAATGACAAAAGGAGATAAACCAGATATGATGGTGTATTTAGATAATTTAAGTTGGAGATCTGCTGGAACATTAGGTTATGAAAGTCCATATCTTTTAGAGAATGATACAGGGCCTGATGATGCGGTTCATTCTGAGTATGGAGTATTTTCTATTTATTTACCTGGAATGGATGAAAGTAAGCAAATTACCTCAACTATTTATGACTTTGCTCCTACAGTTTTAAAGATCTTTGGGATAGAAAAAAATCTAAGGGGGAGAAGTATACTATGA
- the cysC gene encoding adenylyl-sulfate kinase, which translates to MKEKSDVGFTIWLTGPSGAGKTTLAKALKEKLKEMGHRVEILDGDEIRNSLYPNLGFSKEAREMHNKVVIYMAKLLSRNGVISIVSLISPYKSVREYARKEIGRFMEVYVYAPLNVRIKRDPKGLYAKALKGEIKGLTGYDGVYEEPDNPEVKVDSSKMSVDEEVEIVIKKAKELNYL; encoded by the coding sequence ATGAAGGAAAAATCTGATGTAGGATTTACAATCTGGCTTACAGGTCCGAGTGGGGCGGGAAAAACCACATTAGCAAAGGCATTAAAGGAAAAACTCAAAGAAATGGGTCATAGAGTTGAGATTTTAGACGGAGATGAAATAAGAAATTCCTTATATCCAAATTTAGGGTTTAGTAAAGAGGCAAGAGAGATGCACAATAAAGTAGTTATTTACATGGCTAAATTGTTATCAAGAAATGGAGTAATTTCTATAGTCTCTTTAATTTCTCCTTACAAATCTGTTAGGGAATATGCAAGAAAAGAAATTGGGAGATTTATGGAAGTTTATGTATATGCTCCTTTAAATGTAAGAATTAAGAGAGATCCAAAGGGACTTTATGCTAAGGCATTGAAAGGAGAAATAAAAGGATTAACTGGCTATGATGGAGTTTATGAAGAGCCAGATAATCCAGAAGTTAAAGTTGATAGTTCCAAAATGAGTGTTGATGAGGAAGTTGAAATAGTTATTAAAAAGGCTAAGGAATTAAACTATCTTTAA
- a CDS encoding sulfite exporter TauE/SafE family protein yields the protein MSLYFIFIGFVVGYLVGLTGIGGGILMTPLLIFLGVEPIIAVGTDLLYAAITKIVGTILHNKRRNINYNIAIKLFLGSLPAIIIGSIILRLVNRCEINYFLTIILGVILIITSIINLKGRFVKKIGFNSSILVFIGFIVGLIVQFTSVGSGVLITLALTNFTKLSPRSVVGTSIFYGVLLTSLSALSHISLGNVDYKLALSLILGTIPGVYVGTHMNSYISQDKLRKFINFLILFMGIYILGVNLLKYF from the coding sequence ATGTCATTATACTTTATATTTATTGGATTTGTTGTAGGATATCTTGTTGGTTTAACTGGAATTGGTGGGGGCATTTTAATGACCCCTTTATTAATATTTTTGGGAGTAGAACCAATAATAGCGGTTGGGACTGATTTACTGTATGCTGCTATAACTAAGATTGTGGGAACTATTTTACATAATAAAAGAAGAAATATAAATTATAATATAGCAATAAAATTATTTTTAGGAAGTTTACCAGCCATAATAATTGGTTCTATAATTTTGAGATTGGTTAATAGATGTGAAATCAATTATTTTTTAACAATAATATTAGGTGTGATTTTAATTATAACTTCTATTATAAATTTGAAAGGACGTTTTGTGAAAAAAATAGGTTTTAATTCTTCTATTTTGGTATTTATTGGATTTATAGTAGGCTTGATAGTACAATTTACATCAGTTGGTAGCGGAGTTTTAATAACTCTTGCATTAACGAATTTCACAAAACTTTCTCCAAGATCAGTTGTAGGAACAAGTATTTTCTATGGTGTATTATTAACTTCGTTAAGTGCTTTGAGCCATATAAGTTTAGGAAATGTTGACTACAAATTAGCTTTATCACTAATTCTTGGAACCATTCCTGGAGTTTATGTTGGAACTCATATGAATTCTTATATTTCACAAGATAAACTTAGAAAATTTATAAATTTTTTAATATTATTTATGGGAATTTATATTTTAGGGGTTAATTTGTTAAAATATTTTTAA
- a CDS encoding oligosaccharide flippase family protein: MDQKLAKHSIIMIFFTLSGAFFNYLYQLFMGRLLTPEEYGILFSLINIFYIFSVISATVQTTMTKYTSKLKAKNQFNKLSYFWRYALKKSFIFGVITTILFFIITPLLSNYLHLPSQLPALILFSSILFAYALPTNQGILRGLQRFIPLGLTQTLWSFLKFILGILLVYLGFSVSGALAPFLIANIVVFIISFYFLKDLIKIKPEPFKIPDLYKYSTLTLLSLLTYTTSYSIDTILAKHYLTDFLAGIYSSVSVLGKMILFAPGGIAVVLFPKASELKEKGLNHFNLFIKALILTIILTLPILLLFKFFPELTIKTIFGTKYLKAIPYLAKYALAMFFFAISGLIMNYLLSLGITRVSYLLSITLIFEIVGITFFNQNISQIIDIVLITSILSIIVQIPFLKSIKNILTN; the protein is encoded by the coding sequence ATGGATCAAAAGTTAGCAAAACATAGTATAATAATGATATTTTTCACTTTATCTGGAGCATTTTTTAACTATCTCTATCAACTTTTTATGGGGAGATTATTAACTCCTGAGGAATATGGGATTTTATTTTCTTTAATAAATATTTTTTATATTTTTAGTGTTATATCAGCAACAGTCCAAACTACAATGACAAAATACACATCCAAATTAAAGGCAAAAAATCAATTTAATAAACTCTCTTACTTTTGGAGATATGCATTAAAAAAATCCTTTATATTTGGGGTAATAACAACTATTTTATTTTTTATAATAACTCCTCTTTTATCAAACTATTTACATCTACCATCTCAATTACCAGCATTAATATTATTTTCATCTATATTATTTGCTTATGCACTACCAACAAATCAAGGCATATTAAGAGGACTTCAAAGATTTATTCCATTAGGGCTAACTCAAACACTATGGTCATTTTTGAAGTTCATATTAGGTATTTTATTGGTTTATTTAGGATTTAGCGTTAGCGGGGCATTGGCACCATTTTTAATTGCAAATATAGTTGTTTTTATAATCTCATTTTACTTCCTTAAAGATTTAATAAAAATAAAACCAGAACCATTTAAAATTCCAGATCTTTATAAATACTCAACTTTAACTCTATTATCTTTACTAACTTACACAACAAGTTATTCAATAGATACCATCTTAGCAAAACACTACCTAACAGATTTTTTAGCAGGAATTTATTCATCAGTATCTGTATTAGGAAAAATGATTCTTTTTGCTCCAGGGGGGATTGCAGTAGTTCTATTCCCAAAAGCATCAGAATTAAAAGAAAAAGGATTGAATCATTTCAATCTATTTATAAAGGCATTAATATTAACAATTATCCTAACGTTACCAATATTGTTGTTATTCAAATTCTTCCCTGAATTAACTATAAAAACTATCTTTGGAACAAAATATTTAAAGGCAATTCCATACTTAGCGAAATATGCATTGGCTATGTTCTTCTTTGCAATATCAGGATTGATTATGAACTATCTTCTCTCATTAGGAATTACAAGAGTATCTTATTTATTATCAATTACATTAATATTCGAAATTGTAGGAATCACATTTTTTAATCAAAATATAAGTCAAATAATAGATATCGTTTTAATAACCTCAATATTATCTATAATTGTTCAAATCCCATTTTTAAAAAGTATTAAAAATATTTTAACAAATTAA